The proteins below are encoded in one region of Thermococcus peptonophilus:
- a CDS encoding S8 family peptidase: MNRKVLSLLIVAVMVLSVVPLIQPVSATTSSAMPGVSQTVQEPKTLKELNPKVAEYIDLLKAKFESSKEPSVRLILAPKRGYEDLVLTQLKELGARIDPISKPEYDFIVVTLPVDKLDALKNVKGLFYVWEDKTVKLPKPKRPEELPIKAPIDTIAQSGDSGYYDPFMWDMYAINAPQAREEYGVDGSGVYIGIVDTGADVAQPYLQITPDGRRKIVYWLDTTGEGDVYFENEFNSTQVSSGVLKATFSNITIDWGVYYLYMLREKELTTIANLNLTIYFDGNVTNGTYRFGFLPERYFDINFDHNYDEVYFVLYTPDGRVYFYPIPLQLNTTNANTLNAVYFTGKYNPITGEPIYAVNETLLDPIMDIPDGMNYTFTVNLSMAYEVTPFAETGDYILLGPGYVDNTTYVTFELGEPGVMEVANGTVYNSIVLSYVDEYGATFGWDGGQHGTHVSGTAAGYGPEGTYFEGLEGVAPGAQLLEFKSLSSMGFGRTSWIIDGMILAALNGADVISMSLGGLYEGYNDGLESPENYFADLLTDWFGVTFAIAAGNDGPTTNTVGSPGDADLVITVGNYWSGESWEFWYGAPNVADGPAMSSSRGPRLDGMVDPDVMAPGSFIFSSLPIWSVGYYGTWASDFWDGTSMATPHVSGAVALMISYAKTHNLTYDPFMIKRALELSAKPVEGATPIDQGAGLIQVDKAIEELIKLSSEKTTYIYAGTSFGPYTNPLGEKELPLFANILFNSYFIEFNFPYLYRGVYIRNERPSAVPIYIYGMEYDGGLAPVNGTYEISTSVPWLHVDKDTVEATLVEDNFTLAGISYIDFYKTTGVVYVTIDYSKLAKPGTYVGYVYIDDPSTSYIDGAVPVVVTVPLNKDGESKASLSDVEAPGQAKHYYVDVPIGTQELKVTMSIPVDENGTFMGRARPYIVDPRGHIVAATGSSTGFYYLGPGGPATYTWVIPNPTPGTWEITVYSSTFTSYFTGYPESHYNLDVELAGITASPSKVFADYDEPGVHLVSVEYKNELGTVNVTPFGYGLGSLDRLYGYIETINQDDWQVVDFINATLGQKLYYFRMGITAPQDDNADLDLYVVYFANDTVLNSYAPLLYDPDSAFLLILYGYYGLIPGVKVYLDQIGPTSYESFDSFMPEQGYYFAVVNGYDVPMDNMTYVYYHQILADNGQITTSEGPFTFQSGASKAISYNLNVTSEGTYLGVLGLADSETGVPLTYAPLTVQVGMPELEVVAGGDLVLGEPSLITIKILDKATLEPVKGETKVIVNGKEYYAVDGELRFVYTPASLDDISLNVKIISDEYKDFEGVFKLKVSEPFEKPVTKVEVNLVDQEAGANATIMEEKIESSKVTLVVNGTENTTATIMIVLPPKATVESVTTEPADHLIDWWVETGKKATYLFVKIKFASPVTVHVEYRTPREGISLTLLNFLGYRWYNMYHEKFNETYQKALELGVDNETLQKALELHKEAEKYYNEALEVTDGNILTYLGDPRLIRPLRLAYLNEMKAVKLLLEAIEELETQR, from the coding sequence ATGAATCGAAAGGTGTTGAGCCTGCTAATCGTGGCAGTAATGGTGCTGTCGGTAGTGCCTTTGATCCAGCCAGTGAGTGCCACTACCTCTTCAGCGATGCCAGGTGTTTCACAAACCGTCCAGGAGCCGAAGACCTTGAAGGAACTCAATCCAAAGGTCGCAGAGTACATCGACTTACTGAAGGCGAAGTTTGAATCTTCAAAAGAGCCCAGTGTAAGGCTCATTCTGGCTCCCAAGAGGGGCTATGAAGACTTGGTTTTAACTCAACTGAAAGAGCTCGGTGCTAGGATCGACCCGATAAGCAAGCCAGAGTACGACTTCATTGTTGTTACCCTCCCAGTTGACAAGCTCGATGCCCTGAAGAACGTTAAGGGTCTGTTCTATGTCTGGGAGGACAAGACAGTCAAGCTCCCCAAGCCCAAGAGGCCGGAGGAACTTCCCATAAAGGCCCCGATAGATACAATTGCCCAGAGCGGGGATAGTGGCTACTACGATCCATTCATGTGGGACATGTATGCAATAAACGCTCCGCAGGCCAGGGAGGAGTACGGCGTTGATGGCAGCGGTGTCTACATCGGAATAGTTGATACCGGTGCAGACGTTGCCCAGCCCTATCTCCAGATAACTCCCGACGGAAGGAGGAAGATAGTCTACTGGCTTGACACCACTGGTGAGGGCGACGTCTACTTTGAAAACGAGTTCAACTCAACCCAGGTAAGCTCTGGGGTCTTGAAGGCTACTTTCAGTAACATCACAATTGACTGGGGAGTCTATTACCTCTACATGCTCAGGGAAAAGGAGCTTACAACAATAGCAAACCTAAACCTCACTATATACTTCGATGGAAACGTTACCAACGGTACCTACCGCTTCGGATTCCTGCCGGAGAGGTACTTCGACATAAACTTTGACCACAATTACGATGAGGTCTACTTCGTCCTGTACACCCCTGATGGCAGGGTGTACTTCTACCCGATACCGCTCCAGCTCAACACTACAAATGCAAACACCCTCAACGCAGTGTACTTTACGGGTAAATACAACCCCATTACCGGAGAACCAATCTATGCTGTAAACGAGACCCTCCTCGATCCAATAATGGACATCCCCGACGGCATGAACTATACCTTCACCGTCAACCTGAGCATGGCTTATGAAGTCACCCCATTTGCGGAGACCGGTGACTACATCCTCCTCGGGCCCGGTTATGTTGACAACACTACCTATGTGACCTTTGAGCTCGGTGAGCCCGGCGTTATGGAGGTCGCCAACGGCACGGTTTACAACAGTATAGTGCTCTCATACGTTGATGAATACGGTGCAACCTTTGGATGGGACGGAGGCCAGCACGGGACCCACGTCTCCGGTACTGCAGCCGGTTATGGTCCGGAAGGCACTTACTTCGAGGGACTGGAGGGAGTCGCTCCAGGTGCCCAGCTGCTCGAGTTCAAGTCGCTCTCAAGCATGGGATTCGGTAGAACATCATGGATCATCGATGGAATGATACTCGCCGCACTCAACGGTGCAGACGTTATCAGCATGTCCCTTGGTGGTCTCTATGAGGGCTACAACGACGGTCTCGAAAGCCCGGAGAACTACTTTGCCGACCTGCTGACAGACTGGTTTGGCGTGACCTTCGCTATAGCGGCTGGAAACGACGGACCGACTACCAACACCGTCGGCTCTCCAGGTGACGCTGACCTTGTTATTACGGTTGGAAACTACTGGAGCGGAGAGAGCTGGGAGTTCTGGTACGGAGCTCCAAACGTTGCAGACGGTCCGGCGATGAGCTCATCCCGCGGCCCAAGGCTCGACGGTATGGTCGACCCCGATGTAATGGCCCCGGGAAGCTTCATATTCTCAAGCCTGCCGATATGGAGCGTTGGTTACTACGGAACTTGGGCTTCCGACTTCTGGGACGGAACCTCAATGGCTACACCGCACGTCAGTGGTGCAGTGGCCCTGATGATATCCTACGCAAAGACCCACAACCTCACCTATGATCCGTTCATGATAAAGAGGGCGCTTGAGCTTTCCGCAAAGCCCGTTGAGGGCGCTACCCCCATAGACCAGGGGGCAGGCCTTATTCAGGTGGACAAGGCCATTGAGGAACTCATCAAGCTCAGCAGTGAGAAGACAACATACATCTACGCTGGAACTTCGTTTGGACCCTACACCAACCCGCTGGGTGAGAAGGAGCTTCCACTGTTCGCCAACATACTCTTCAACAGCTACTTCATAGAGTTCAACTTCCCGTATCTCTACCGCGGTGTCTACATCAGAAACGAGAGGCCCTCTGCAGTTCCTATATACATCTACGGAATGGAGTATGATGGAGGTCTCGCTCCAGTTAACGGCACCTACGAGATAAGCACCAGCGTACCGTGGCTCCACGTTGACAAGGACACGGTTGAGGCAACACTCGTGGAGGACAACTTCACACTGGCAGGGATATCCTATATTGACTTCTACAAGACTACGGGTGTGGTTTACGTTACCATAGACTACTCCAAACTCGCCAAGCCAGGAACCTACGTTGGATACGTCTACATTGACGACCCAAGCACCAGCTACATCGACGGAGCGGTTCCAGTAGTTGTTACGGTTCCACTCAACAAGGATGGGGAGAGCAAAGCCTCTCTCAGCGACGTTGAGGCACCGGGACAGGCCAAGCACTACTACGTTGACGTCCCAATCGGCACCCAGGAGCTCAAGGTAACGATGAGCATCCCCGTTGACGAGAACGGTACCTTCATGGGAAGGGCTAGGCCCTACATAGTCGACCCACGCGGTCACATAGTAGCAGCGACCGGATCAAGTACCGGATTCTACTACCTTGGGCCTGGAGGACCAGCCACTTACACCTGGGTTATCCCCAACCCGACGCCGGGTACCTGGGAGATAACAGTCTACAGCAGTACGTTCACGTCTTACTTCACAGGTTATCCAGAGTCCCACTACAACCTTGATGTTGAGCTTGCGGGCATAACCGCGTCTCCGTCAAAGGTCTTTGCTGACTATGACGAACCGGGCGTACATTTAGTCTCAGTTGAGTACAAGAACGAGCTTGGAACTGTCAACGTAACACCATTTGGCTATGGACTTGGAAGCCTGGACAGGCTATATGGCTACATTGAGACCATAAACCAGGACGACTGGCAGGTAGTTGACTTCATTAACGCCACGCTCGGCCAGAAGCTCTACTACTTCAGGATGGGTATCACCGCTCCCCAGGATGACAATGCAGACCTTGACCTCTACGTGGTCTACTTCGCCAATGACACAGTTCTCAACTCATACGCGCCACTCCTGTACGATCCTGACAGTGCATTCCTCCTGATACTTTACGGATACTACGGCCTGATACCCGGTGTTAAGGTGTACCTCGACCAGATCGGTCCTACCTCCTACGAGAGCTTTGACAGCTTCATGCCGGAGCAGGGGTACTACTTCGCCGTTGTCAACGGCTATGACGTCCCAATGGATAACATGACCTACGTTTATTACCACCAGATTCTGGCTGACAACGGTCAGATAACAACCTCAGAGGGACCATTCACATTCCAGAGCGGTGCTTCAAAGGCAATATCATACAACCTCAACGTTACCAGCGAGGGAACCTACCTGGGGGTCCTTGGACTGGCTGATTCAGAGACGGGAGTTCCGCTCACGTATGCTCCGCTTACGGTGCAGGTTGGCATGCCAGAGCTTGAAGTTGTTGCAGGAGGAGACCTTGTACTTGGTGAACCCTCCCTGATAACCATCAAGATACTCGACAAGGCAACGCTTGAGCCAGTCAAGGGGGAGACCAAGGTAATCGTAAACGGCAAGGAGTACTACGCAGTTGATGGAGAGCTCAGGTTTGTATACACACCGGCCTCTCTAGATGACATTAGCCTTAATGTCAAAATAATCAGCGACGAATATAAGGACTTTGAGGGAGTATTTAAGCTTAAAGTATCAGAACCCTTCGAAAAACCGGTAACCAAAGTGGAGGTGAACCTCGTAGATCAAGAGGCAGGAGCTAACGCCACCATAATGGAAGAAAAGATAGAGTCCTCTAAGGTAACCCTTGTTGTCAACGGAACCGAGAACACAACGGCGACGATAATGATAGTACTGCCGCCCAAGGCGACAGTTGAGAGTGTGACCACTGAACCGGCAGACCACCTCATTGACTGGTGGGTAGAGACAGGAAAGAAGGCAACATACCTCTTTGTCAAAATCAAGTTTGCTTCACCAGTAACGGTCCACGTCGAGTACAGGACTCCGAGAGAGGGCATCTCCCTCACACTCCTCAACTTCCTCGGCTACCGCTGGTACAACATGTACCATGAGAAGTTCAACGAGACTTACCAGAAGGCTCTCGAGCTCGGAGTGGACAACGAGACCCTCCAGAAGGCTCTCGAGCTCCACAAGGAGGCCGAGAAGTACTACAACGAGGCCCTTGAGGTCACCGACGGCAACATACTCACGTACCTCGGCGACCCGAGGCTCATAAGGCCACTGCGCCTGGCGTACCTCAACGAGATGAAGGCAGTGAAGCTGCTCCTCGAGGCCATCGAGGAGCTTGAAACACAGCGCTGA
- a CDS encoding DUF424 domain-containing protein: MIYVKVYRVQGEVLLAACDEELLGKTFREGELKLEVKERFYKGELVEEDRLKELLDEATIANLTGERCVSKAIELGYVDPERVLRIQGVPHAQMARLFF, from the coding sequence ATGATATATGTGAAGGTTTATCGGGTTCAGGGGGAAGTTCTTCTTGCCGCCTGCGACGAGGAACTGCTTGGGAAGACGTTTAGAGAGGGAGAGCTGAAGCTTGAAGTCAAGGAGCGCTTTTATAAGGGCGAACTCGTCGAGGAAGACCGTTTGAAGGAGCTTCTCGATGAGGCAACGATAGCAAACCTCACCGGCGAACGATGCGTCTCAAAGGCGATAGAACTCGGGTACGTTGATCCTGAAAGAGTCCTGAGAATCCAGGGTGTCCCCCACGCCCAGATGGCGAGACTTTTCTTCTGA
- a CDS encoding 60S ribosomal export protein NMD3 → MSERFCYRCGISEREGGPLIEGLCQVCYRKENPVLLIENEINTELCQNCGSYKRRGVWVDPQSYELEELIFEVAENALLEALEDSFSDKIREYEVVPPEELEETEEIPLGRAVVAFEPVGYHIEYFPAIITYEVRVKARTHELQKELHDERKRVTVYVRQTVCPRCQKFLGGYFEAILQVRAEDRPLTEEEREAIGKLVEEKVDEIMRRDRMGFIQDTIEKEEGLDFYMGSTSAARKLAQAIKERFGGKISEAYELVGMDRQTSREVYRTSVSVRIPKFQRGDIVTDRRGTVYEVERVDGKGMTLRNLSTGKSEHKDWKTLGREGVNTVEHEESEAMVTSIGRDEVQLMDMESYETYEIEKPGVELTEGDVYRVVSVKGKRYIRGRKEEEK, encoded by the coding sequence ATGAGCGAGAGGTTCTGTTACAGGTGTGGAATAAGCGAGCGAGAGGGTGGGCCGCTCATTGAGGGTCTCTGCCAGGTGTGCTACCGAAAAGAAAATCCAGTCCTTCTCATCGAGAACGAAATAAACACGGAGCTCTGCCAGAACTGCGGGAGCTATAAGAGGAGGGGTGTGTGGGTCGACCCCCAAAGCTACGAACTTGAGGAGCTCATATTTGAGGTTGCCGAAAACGCCCTGCTTGAGGCCCTTGAGGATTCCTTCAGCGACAAAATCCGCGAGTACGAGGTCGTACCACCTGAGGAGCTTGAAGAAACGGAAGAAATCCCCCTCGGCAGGGCGGTCGTCGCCTTCGAGCCAGTGGGTTACCATATAGAGTACTTCCCGGCCATAATAACATACGAAGTCCGCGTTAAGGCTAGGACCCACGAGCTCCAGAAGGAGCTTCACGACGAGCGGAAGAGGGTCACAGTGTACGTTCGCCAGACGGTCTGCCCGCGCTGTCAGAAGTTCCTCGGCGGCTATTTCGAGGCTATACTCCAGGTCAGGGCTGAGGACAGACCCCTGACGGAGGAAGAAAGAGAGGCTATCGGAAAGCTCGTCGAGGAGAAAGTGGATGAGATAATGCGCAGGGACAGGATGGGCTTTATCCAGGACACGATAGAGAAGGAAGAGGGTCTGGACTTCTACATGGGTTCAACCAGCGCCGCGAGAAAGCTGGCCCAGGCCATAAAGGAGCGCTTCGGTGGAAAGATAAGCGAAGCCTACGAGCTCGTGGGCATGGACAGGCAGACGAGCAGAGAGGTTTACAGGACGAGCGTCAGCGTCAGAATACCCAAGTTCCAGAGGGGAGATATAGTCACAGATAGGAGGGGAACCGTTTACGAAGTCGAGAGGGTTGACGGCAAAGGCATGACCCTGCGCAATCTCTCCACGGGGAAGAGCGAGCACAAGGACTGGAAGACCCTTGGCAGGGAGGGAGTTAATACAGTCGAGCACGAGGAGAGCGAGGCGATGGTTACGAGCATAGGGAGGGACGAAGTCCAGCTCATGGATATGGAGAGCTATGAGACCTACGAAATTGAAAAGCCAGGAGTTGAGCTTACCGAGGGTGATGTTTATAGAGTTGTTTCTGTGAAAGGGAAGCGGTACATACGCGGCCGCAAGGAAGAAGAAAAATAA
- the cdr gene encoding CoA-disulfide reductase has translation MERKTVVVIGGGAAGMSAASRVKRLKPEWDVKVFEATEWVSHAPCGIPYVVEGISPKEKLMHYPPEVFIKKRGIDLHLKAEVIEVEQGSVKVREEDGEKTYEWDYLVFANGASPQIPAIEGIDLPGVFTADLPPDAVAITEYLEKNPVENVVVIGTGYIAIEMAEAFVERGKNVTLIGRSERVLRKTFDKEITDIVEEKLRNHLNLRLEEVTLRIEGKERVEKVVTDAGEYPADLVIVATGIKPNTELARGLGVRTGETGAIWTNDRMQTSVENVYAAGDVAETKHIITGRRVWVPLAPAGNKMGYVAGSNIAGKEIHFPGVLGTSITKFLDLEIGKTGLTEAEAIKEGYDVRTAFIKAGTRPHYYPGSKTIWLKGVVDNETNRLLGVQAVGGEILPRIDTAAAMITAGFTTKDVFFTDLAYAPPFAPVWDPLIVLARVLKF, from the coding sequence ATGGAGAGAAAGACGGTCGTTGTTATAGGTGGTGGAGCCGCTGGAATGAGTGCTGCCTCGCGCGTCAAGAGATTGAAGCCAGAATGGGACGTCAAGGTCTTTGAAGCGACGGAGTGGGTCAGCCACGCTCCATGTGGCATCCCCTACGTTGTTGAGGGTATTTCGCCCAAGGAGAAGCTCATGCACTATCCCCCCGAGGTCTTCATTAAGAAGCGCGGCATAGACCTCCACCTGAAGGCGGAGGTAATCGAGGTTGAGCAGGGCAGTGTCAAGGTGAGGGAAGAGGATGGAGAGAAGACCTACGAGTGGGACTACCTCGTCTTCGCCAACGGCGCCTCGCCCCAGATCCCCGCAATTGAGGGTATCGACCTTCCCGGAGTCTTCACGGCAGACCTCCCGCCCGATGCAGTTGCCATAACAGAGTACCTAGAGAAAAACCCCGTCGAAAACGTTGTCGTTATCGGAACCGGCTACATAGCCATTGAGATGGCTGAGGCCTTCGTTGAGAGGGGCAAGAACGTTACCCTCATCGGAAGGAGCGAAAGAGTTCTCAGGAAGACCTTCGACAAGGAGATAACCGATATAGTTGAGGAAAAGCTCAGAAACCACCTCAACCTCCGCCTTGAGGAGGTTACACTCCGCATTGAAGGAAAAGAAAGGGTTGAGAAGGTCGTCACTGACGCCGGAGAGTACCCCGCTGACCTCGTGATAGTGGCGACGGGAATAAAGCCCAACACAGAACTTGCCAGAGGGCTCGGCGTCAGGACAGGTGAGACCGGCGCCATCTGGACGAACGACAGGATGCAGACGAGCGTTGAGAACGTCTATGCCGCTGGGGACGTCGCTGAGACGAAGCATATCATAACGGGCAGACGCGTGTGGGTACCCCTCGCCCCGGCCGGAAACAAGATGGGATACGTGGCTGGAAGCAACATAGCAGGAAAGGAAATTCACTTCCCGGGCGTCCTTGGAACTAGCATAACCAAGTTCCTTGACCTTGAGATTGGAAAGACCGGGCTCACAGAGGCAGAAGCTATAAAGGAGGGCTACGACGTCAGGACGGCATTTATAAAGGCAGGAACGAGACCCCACTACTATCCTGGCTCAAAGACGATATGGCTCAAGGGTGTCGTTGACAACGAGACCAACAGGCTCCTCGGAGTGCAGGCAGTGGGCGGCGAAATCCTCCCCCGGATAGACACAGCGGCGGCCATGATCACGGCAGGGTTCACGACCAAAGATGTCTTCTTCACCGATCTGGCCTATGCACCGCCGTTTGCACCGGTCTGGGATCCGCTGATAGTCCTTGCTAGGGTTCTCAAGTTCTGA
- a CDS encoding potassium channel family protein, translated as MCEYIYENGKKCRLKPLEGSKYCVLHIPREEGEVLYGERLKEIKKEAFEKRLKVGQTYFEGVDLYDVAIKDFTAEKVLVFKNSRVTNLIMDASLVRGLIMINSKVERVVIFESSLETILIKNSSIFGLNILRTEFSSHISIRDSEVKYLMINSTRYRPKEEVGEEKAYGETERIVGNIEISSLTGVRRIGINTRYPLLREILREHGVNVSESRERSVRARNLIIRDVSFDVSPRYKRRVRLTVAGFHGRLHLENLEVFGHIEIRKSYLVSPEFVHVKVESNLVLRSTSIHTDSTWGMTVLPNLPIELEVGGFIIVDDCRFNSPRAEELFYRLARTSWEKSGDFDRADEYYYLEMLAKRKAKLQSRKKGLKRIINMAEVWFEWLFADLTCKYGTDWKRPILLWLAAVNLIFPLLFWTTKSVEGLSSSLSFLDYEYFSIVTATTLGYGDYHPFGVGRIIASIEALFGMFMWAVFLTVFARKYMR; from the coding sequence ATGTGCGAGTACATCTACGAGAATGGGAAAAAGTGCAGGCTGAAACCCTTAGAAGGCTCAAAGTACTGTGTCCTCCACATCCCGAGGGAGGAAGGAGAGGTCCTCTACGGTGAGAGGCTGAAAGAGATCAAGAAAGAGGCCTTTGAGAAAAGATTGAAAGTAGGTCAGACCTATTTTGAGGGTGTTGACCTCTATGATGTCGCGATAAAGGACTTCACCGCTGAAAAAGTGCTAGTCTTCAAAAACTCTAGGGTTACAAACCTCATTATGGATGCTTCCTTGGTTAGGGGCCTTATCATGATTAACTCGAAAGTTGAGAGAGTTGTGATTTTTGAAAGCTCTCTCGAAACGATCCTCATAAAAAACTCGAGTATCTTTGGTCTCAACATTCTTAGGACGGAGTTTTCAAGCCACATCTCGATAAGGGACTCGGAAGTTAAGTATCTCATGATAAACTCGACGCGCTACAGACCTAAAGAGGAAGTTGGGGAGGAGAAGGCCTACGGAGAAACTGAGAGAATTGTCGGCAACATAGAGATTTCGAGTCTCACCGGCGTTAGAAGGATAGGAATAAACACCCGCTATCCGCTCCTTAGAGAGATTCTGAGGGAACACGGTGTAAACGTATCCGAGAGCAGGGAACGGAGCGTTAGGGCGCGGAACCTAATCATTAGGGATGTATCGTTTGATGTGTCTCCCCGCTATAAGAGGAGAGTGAGGCTTACCGTTGCAGGCTTCCACGGCAGGCTGCACCTTGAGAACCTCGAGGTTTTCGGTCACATTGAAATCCGGAAGAGCTACTTGGTCTCCCCGGAGTTCGTACACGTCAAGGTTGAGAGCAACCTGGTGTTAAGGAGCACCTCGATCCATACCGACTCTACTTGGGGCATGACGGTTCTTCCCAACCTTCCGATAGAACTTGAAGTGGGTGGTTTCATTATAGTAGATGACTGCAGGTTCAACAGCCCCCGCGCGGAGGAGCTTTTCTACCGCCTCGCGAGGACGAGCTGGGAAAAGAGCGGAGACTTTGATAGGGCGGACGAGTACTACTACCTTGAGATGCTGGCGAAGAGGAAGGCCAAGCTCCAGTCGAGGAAAAAGGGGCTTAAAAGGATTATCAACATGGCAGAGGTTTGGTTTGAGTGGCTCTTTGCGGACTTGACCTGCAAATACGGTACGGACTGGAAGAGGCCGATCCTCCTCTGGCTCGCCGCGGTAAACCTCATCTTTCCCCTCCTGTTCTGGACGACGAAGAGTGTTGAGGGCCTCTCAAGCTCCTTGAGCTTCCTTGACTATGAATACTTCAGCATCGTGACGGCTACGACCCTTGGCTACGGTGATTATCATCCCTTCGGTGTTGGCAGAATTATAGCGTCCATCGAGGCACTATTCGGAATGTTCATGTGGGCTGTCTTCCTCACGGTCTTCGCGAGGAAGTACATGAGGTAA
- a CDS encoding ATP-NAD kinase family protein, which yields MRKLKVGFIVNPIAGMGGRVALKGTDGVVEEAIRRGARPVAPEIARLFLSELKHYKEAENFEFLTGPGPLGEDYLREFGFVVEVIRHREIGYREIEGVRVPDTTPEDTKALARGMLGKVDIIVFAGGDGTARDVHSVVGKKVPILGVPTGVKMFSGIFAASPESAARLLVEFASGRARLEERDVMDLDEEAFRRDEVKPKHYGKALTPVVELLVQGAKEPQKVDESETLEAIADAVAEEILSEDGIYFLGAGSTIKRIKDRMGINGTLLGVDVVGVKDGKARLLVKDAAEKDLLRFSDKNPKIVVTVIGGLNFLFGRGNQQFSAEVLRRIPKENIIVVATPSKVERGVIRVYTGDKEVDEKLRGYIRVRVSPWMEKMVKVI from the coding sequence ATGAGAAAGCTAAAAGTGGGATTCATAGTCAATCCGATAGCCGGAATGGGCGGCAGGGTGGCACTTAAGGGAACCGACGGCGTTGTTGAGGAGGCGATAAGGAGGGGAGCAAGGCCTGTAGCCCCTGAGATTGCCCGCCTATTCCTGAGTGAGCTGAAGCACTACAAGGAGGCAGAGAACTTTGAATTTCTAACAGGACCCGGTCCTCTCGGGGAGGACTACCTCAGGGAGTTTGGGTTTGTCGTTGAGGTAATCAGGCACAGAGAGATCGGTTACCGTGAGATTGAAGGCGTGAGAGTCCCTGACACCACGCCGGAAGACACAAAAGCCCTTGCCCGTGGAATGCTTGGGAAGGTTGACATCATAGTCTTCGCCGGTGGCGACGGCACTGCGAGGGACGTTCATTCCGTTGTTGGCAAAAAAGTCCCGATCCTGGGCGTACCTACGGGTGTGAAGATGTTCTCTGGTATTTTCGCGGCTTCCCCTGAAAGTGCCGCCAGGCTTCTCGTCGAGTTCGCCAGCGGGAGAGCCCGGCTGGAAGAGAGGGACGTCATGGACCTCGATGAAGAGGCCTTCAGGAGGGATGAAGTCAAACCAAAGCACTACGGAAAGGCCCTAACACCAGTTGTCGAGCTACTTGTACAGGGCGCAAAGGAGCCGCAGAAAGTTGATGAGAGCGAGACCCTTGAGGCCATAGCCGATGCGGTAGCTGAGGAAATTTTGAGCGAGGACGGAATTTACTTTCTTGGAGCAGGTTCGACGATAAAAAGAATAAAGGACAGGATGGGAATAAATGGAACACTGCTCGGAGTTGACGTCGTTGGGGTAAAGGACGGAAAGGCCAGGCTCCTCGTGAAGGACGCGGCTGAGAAAGACCTCCTACGCTTTTCCGATAAGAACCCGAAGATAGTCGTTACGGTGATAGGCGGCCTGAACTTCCTATTCGGAAGAGGAAACCAGCAGTTCTCCGCTGAAGTTTTGAGAAGGATTCCGAAGGAGAACATTATAGTCGTTGCAACCCCCTCAAAAGTTGAAAGAGGGGTCATTCGCGTGTACACGGGAGATAAAGAGGTTGATGAAAAGCTAAGAGGCTACATCAGGGTAAGGGTCTCCCCATGGATGGAGAAGATGGTTAAGGTCATCTAG